A window from Pseudoliparis swirei isolate HS2019 ecotype Mariana Trench chromosome 17, NWPU_hadal_v1, whole genome shotgun sequence encodes these proteins:
- the LOC130207568 gene encoding uncharacterized protein C6orf118-like — protein sequence MCQGLEETPNQTRAKALTYVKKKACPFEFSTDTAESDVSRSRRGQATDRSSHADKTEDICLPKIANCSLNSLPLQPRAFSQKEANSSSDPVGKQPSDQKGLSNEGQSKSTQQFGRQVRAKQGLWAGTHVAEMHERKLQKELRRLSAQSWPSRARLAVFSDVFDDVCEGSPVFGRILREIKTDYDLYANHLMASQSLRHKKSLGTSLRYLGNDKGRQMELKDAIKEVFRLEQEFQRAQEENKRVRDESHNVPATKGPEDSDMTNTPLSGLHDGGTADGSTSSVQSKRLQVLITWRENQQLEEELKEKPVSFGTTTATELCIKDVKTEIMRLIASNDRLKTTNKARQFDL from the exons ATGTGTCAGGGCTTAGAAGAAACCCCAAACCAGACACGGGCAAAGGCCCTGACCTATGTAAAGAAGAAAGCGTGCCCCTTTGAGTTCTCCACTGACACTGCTGAGTCTGATGTCTCAAGGTCACGACGGGGTCAGGCGACTGATCGCTCATCACATGCAGACAAAACCGAAGATATATGTCTACCGAAGATAGCGAACTGTTCCTTAAACTCTCTGCCGCTCCAGCCGAGAGCCTTCTCCCAGAAAGAGGCGAACTCTTCATCTGATCCGGTGGGGAAACAGCCTTCTGACCAGAAAGGCCTGAGTAATGAAGGCCAGTCAAAGTCAACACAACAGTTTGGCAGGCAAGTCAGAGCCAAGCAAGGCCTCTGGGCTGGAACACATGTTGCTGAGATGCATGAGAGGAAACTACAAAAG GAGCTGAGGAGGTTGTCAGCGCAAAGCTGGCCCAGCAGAGCCCGCCTTGCGGTGTTCAGTGACGTCTTTGATGACGTATGTGAAGGCTCGCCAGTATTTGGACGCATCCTCAGGGAAATTAAG aCAGATTATGATTTGTATGCCAACCACTTGATGGCTTCCCAATCATTACGACACAAGAAG TCGCTGGGGACTTCCCTCAGATATCTTGGCAATGACAAAGGAAGGCAAATGGAGTTGAAGGATGCTATAAAAGAGGTTTTCCGGCTGGAGCAAGAATTCCAGAGAGCTCAGGAGGAGAATAAACG AGTCCGAGATGAATCACATAATGTTCCAGCTACCAAAGGCCCGGAGGACAGTGACATGACGA ACACACCTCTGTCAGGGCTGCATGACGGAGGAACTGCCGACGGCTCCACCAGCAGTGTCCAATCCAAGAGGCTCCAGGTGCTGATCACATGGCGGGAGAAccaacagctggaggaggagcttaaGGAGAAGCCGGTCTCCTTTGGTACAACCACGGCCACTGAGCTGTGCATCAAAGATGTAAAG actGAGATAATGAGACTGATAGCTTCAAATGACCGTCTGAAGACCACCAACAAGGCACGGCAGTTTGACCTCTGA
- the pde10a gene encoding cAMP and cAMP-inhibited cGMP 3',5'-cyclic phosphodiesterase 10A, with protein sequence MEDGPSSTSCFRRLTDCFLDASLTDEKVKAYLSLHPQMLDDFVLESVSAETLDRWLKRKTSSRPADDTSNKEVSRYQDTNVQGVVFELNSYMEQRLDTGGDNKLLLYELCSIIKTATKADGFELYFLGECNNSLCLFNPTGAKDGPPSLIPSGPIAFGTTVAAHVAKTHTTLLIEDIMGDERFPDGTGQDSGIHVNSVLCLPIITAIGDLIAILELHRQWGKEPFNLSHQEVATANLAWASVAIHKVQVCRDLAKQTELNDFLLDVSKTYFDNIVAIDSLLEHIMIYAKNLVNADRCALFQVDHNNKELYSDLFDIGEEKEGKPVFRKTKEIRFSIDKGIAGQVAQTGEVLNIPDAYADPRFNREVDLKTGYTTRNILCMPIVSKGTVIGVVQMVNKLSGSAFTKTDENNFKMFAVFCALALHCANMYHRIRHSECIYRVTMEKLSYHSICTSEEWKTLTQLNLPTPIYKEIEMFQFDISPFEEIWPAVFIFMVHNSCGKTSFELEKLCRFTMSVRKNYRRVPYHNWKHAVTVAQCMFAILQKTSGMFTELEKKGLLIACLCHDLDHRGYSNSYLQKFDHPLAALYSSSTMEQHHFSQTVSILQLEGHNIFSNLNSSEYEQVLEIIRKAIIATDLALYFNNHQQLTEMLTSSVLDLSNHSHRDRVIGLMMTACDLCSVTKQWQITRITANDIYAEFWSEGDEMKKIGLQPIPMMDRDKKDEVPQGQVGFYNAVAIPCYTTLAELFPPSSPLLNACKENLGQWEKISRGEMQDIVPKRLCDSDPVKVDN encoded by the exons ATGACACATCAAATAAAGAAGTCAGCAGG TACCAGGACACAAATGTGCAGGGCGTGGTGTTTGAACTCAACAGCTACATGGAGCAGCGCCTGGACACTGGAGGAGACAACAAACTCCTGCTCTATGAGTTGTGCAGCATCATCAAAACAG CAACAAAAGCTGATGGATTTGAACTTTACTTCTTGGGAGAATGCAACAAT AGTTTATGTTTGTTCAATCCAACGGGGGCCAAGGACGGCCCTCCAAGCCTCATCCCCTCTGGCCCCATCGCATTTGGGACAACCGTTGCCGCTCATGTTGCCAAGACTCACACAACACTGCTCatagaggacatcatgggg GACGAGCGCTTCCCCGACGGCACAGGGCAGGACTCAGGGATCCATGTTAACTCTGTCCTGTGCCTTCCCATCATCACTGCCATCGGGGACCTCATTGCCATCCTGGAGCTGCATCGGCAGTGGGGCAAAGAGCCCTTCAACCTTAGCCACCAGGAG gttgccACAGCTAATTTAGCATGGGCATCAGTTGCCATACATAAAGTACAG GTGTGCCGAGACCTCGCCAAACAGACTGAGCTCAATGACTTCCTACTAGATGTGTCAAA AACATACTTTGATAACATTGTGGCAATAGATTCTCTACTTGAACATATTATG ATATATGCAAAAAACCTGGTGAATGCGGACAGGTGCGCTCTCTTCCAGGTAgatcacaacaacaaagaactgTACTCTGACCTGTTCGATATTGGGGAAGAGAAAGAAGGCAAACCTGTCTTTCGGAAAACCAAAGAAATTAG GTTTTCTATTGACAAGGGAATAGCTGGCCAAGTGGCTCAGACAGGGGAAGTCTTAAATATCCCAGATGCCTATGCAGACCCCCGGTTCAACCG AGAGGTGGACCTCAAAACCGGCTACACCACGCGGAACATCCTGTGCATGCCCATCGTGAGCAAGGGGACCGTTATAGGTGTGGTGCAGATGGTGAACAAGCTAAGCGGCAGTGCCTTCACTAAAACAGACGAGAACAACTTTAAGATGTTTGCTGTCTTTTGTGCTCTGGCCTTACACTGTGCAAAT ATGTACCACAGGATCCGGCACTCTGAATGCATTTACAGAGTGACGATGGAAAAGCTGTCTTATCACAGCATCTGCACATCAGAAGAATGGAAGACCCTCACCCAGCTCAACCTCCCCACTCCCATTTATAAAGAGATCGAAAT GTTCCAATTTGACATTAGCCCCTTTGAGGAGATCTGGCCCGCTGTGTTTATCTTCATGGTTCATAACTCGTGTGGAAAGACCAG CTTTGAGCTGGAGAAGCTGTGTCGGTTCACCATGTCCGTACGGAAGAACTACCGCCGTGTTCCCTACCACAACTGGAAGCACGCAGTGACAGTGGCACAGTGTATGTTCGCCATCCTGCAGAAAACCTCTGGGATGTTCACAGAGCTGGAG AAAAAAGGTCTGTTGATCGCCTGCTTGTGCCATGATCTGGACCATCGGGGTTACAGCAACTCATACCTGCAGAAGTTTGACCATCCTCTGGCTGCTCTGTACTCCAGCTCCACCATGGAGCAGCACCACTTCTCTCAGACCGTCTCCATCCTACAG CTAGAAGGGCACAATATTTTCTCCAACCTGAATTCCAGCGAGTACGAGCAGGTGCTAGAAATCATCCGTAAGGCCATCATCGCCACGGACCTCGCCCTGTACTTCAACAACCACCAGCAGCTGACGGAGATGCTGACCTCGAGTGTGCTGGACTTGAGCAACcactcacacag GGACCGTGTGATTGGTCTGATGATGACAGCATGTGACCTGTGTTCTGTTACCAAGCAATGGCAAATCACACGAATCACAGCCAATGACATCTATGCTGAGTTCTGGTCAGAG GGAGATGAGATGAAGAAGATTGGGTTGCAGCCGATCCCTATGATGGACAGAGATAAGAAGGACGAGGTTCCCCAAGGCCAA GTGGGATTCTACAATGCTGTTGCAATTCCATGTTACACAACACTAGCGGAGCTTTTCCCTCCATCCAGTCCTCTTCTGAATGCCTGCAA GGAGAACCTGGGCCAGTGGGAGAAGATATCGCGGGGAGAGATGCAGGACATAGTGCCCAAACGGCTCTGTGATTCAGACCCTGTCAAGGTGGACAACTGA